The Humulus lupulus chromosome 7, drHumLupu1.1, whole genome shotgun sequence region gtccattgatattgaGAAACCATTGAAGAGAAAGTTGAAGATTAAGAACGAGGGCTCCTCTAATTTCTGGGTTAATTTTAAGTATGAAAGGGTACCTACCTTTTTTTTATTTGTGGAATAATTGGGCACTCTGAAAAGTTATGTGACTTCCTTTTTGATTCTTCAGTGGAGGACTTAGAGAAGCCATATGGTGCTTGGATGAGAGCACAGCCAAGAAGACACAATCAGTTGATAGGAGCAAAATGGCTACGTTCTAGCAGTCAGTTCCTTTCTGAAGTTGATAGTTGAAGCTCTTCAGGGGCACAACGCAACCAGACCATTCGCACAGGTATTGGGCACTTAGATGTCGAAGCAGCTCAAATGGACGAGGATGAGGTGATAAGGAGAGTCAGTTTTGAAAGTGAAGGTATTCATTCAGATAGCAATACAGGGAAAGGAAGGAAGTGTGTTGATGGCACCAGAATTGATTATCGGAGTTTTGGAGCCCCAATGAATCATCTTTGTGTGCCTAAGACAAAAAGGAGAAGGAGAACATGgatggattttgatgtggggaTTGGGATTACAGAGGGTGGAATGGTGTTAAATGGTTATGGGGTGGGCCTTAGCAATAGGGCTCGCCAAAAGTCATGACTACTCTCAGTTGGAACTGTCGTGGGCTTGGGAACCCACGGGTTGTTCGGTTCCTTAAAGAGATTGTATCTCATAAGAGGCCCAAATTTATTTTCTTGTGTGAAACGTTATACAGTAGAGCTAAAGTTGAGTTTCTTGGATGGCTGCTAGGTTATGAAGGAGTGTTTTCTGTTGATGCTGAAGGTAGGAGTAGAGGTCTGGCTATGTTGTGGAAAGAGAGAGGTGATCTTATTGTTCTTAGCTTTTCCAAAAAATCATATTGATTCTTTGGTCTGTTTACAAGGTTATCGTGCTTATAGACTCATGGGTTTCTATGGGGAGCCAAATCAAAACAGAAGGAAAGTTACTTGGGACCTTATTCAAAAACTTTATGAGGAGAGGGATAGATGACCCTTGGTGTATCATTGGGGATTTTAATAACGTCCTTAGTCAAGATGATAAAATGGGTGGGGCCAGATATCCTAGTTGGTTGATTCTTGGTTTTCAACAAATGGTTCATGAGTGTGGCTTAATGAATTTAGAGCTTCGGGGCCAGCAATTTTCTTGGGAGAAAGGTAGGGGTACAGACCAGTGGATTAAAGTGCGTATTGATAGAGCCTTGGTGTCTCATAATTGGATTGACATGTTTTCATTGGCTAGACTTACAAATCTGGACTTTTCCTCATCAGACCACAGTCCGATTTTCTTAGAGCCTATTTATCGAAGTCAGCAAAGGAAGAAATATTCTTTCAGATTCGAAAATGCTTGGTTATCTGAACCTTTGTGTTATCAGCTTGTCCAGGACAATTGGGAAAAACGAGGGCAGTTAGATTTTGGAGGTAAGTTGCAACTGTGTATTGCTCCTCTTTCTCATTGGGGTCGTGAGGTTACTGGAAGGTTTAAGGATAGACTGAAAGCTTGCAAGGTGGTTTTACAAAAGTTCAAAAATAGGACTGATAAGGAGGGTCTGTCTCACTATACAGAGGCCTATCAACAGCTCTTTCAAACACTTCATCAATAAGAGGTTTATTGGAGGCAAAGATCTAAACAGATTTGGCTTCAATATGGGGATCATAATAGCAAGTATTTTCACGCTAtggctagtaagagaagaagaactaATTAGATTTCTAGGTTGAGGAACGATGAAGGTAGAGTGGTGGATTGGGAGACAGGTTTAGATACCTTAATTCTTGATTATGTTGACAAGATCTTTACAACTTCTATTGTGGATTGGTCTAAGATTATGGAGCATATTTCGCCTTGTATCTCTGCTGCCCAGAATTGTGAGTTGTTGAAGGAAGTTTCTGATGAGGAGGTGAAGAAGGCAGTCTTCCAGATGCATCCCGATAAGGCTCCTAGGCCTGATGGGTTGAACCCATCTTTTTATCAATCCTTTTGGACCACGGTTGGCAGAGATGTGGTGGAggttgtttgttctttctttcacAATGGTGTCCTTCCGAAAACTTTGAATGTTACCAACATTGTTTTGATTCCTAAGAAGCAACAACCAAAAGTGATGGGTGATTTACGTCCTATTTCACTTTGTAATGTCATTTACAAATTCATTTCCAAGGTCATGGCTAATAGACTCAAACCTCTTTTATTGTGTGTTATAGCTGATAATCAAAGTGCTTTTATTCCTAACAGGCTTATTACTGACAATATCATGATTTCCTTTTAAATGCTTGTAATGAcacaactatttctaagaccttggaccattaaaactactagacttagctactacttttggagaaaacataagaaataatcataactttattaaaactctaaaataattattgaatcaataacataaaattataaatttaaaatgtaatatggcatggctacccattgtttgtaaaacataaaacataactttaaattaattgttcaaaaactaaatgcg contains the following coding sequences:
- the LOC133792419 gene encoding uncharacterized protein LOC133792419, coding for MGGARYPSWLILGFQQMVHECGLMNLELRGQQFSWEKGRGTDQWIKVRIDRALVSHNWIDMFSLARLTNLDFSSSDHSPIFLEPIYRSQQRKKYSFRFENAWLSEPLCYQLVQDNWEKRGQLDFGGKLQLCIAPLSHWGREVTGRFKDRLKACKVVLQKFKNRTDKEGLSHYTEAYQQLFQTLHQ